In Fusobacterium periodonticum ATCC 33693, the following are encoded in one genomic region:
- the grpE gene encoding nucleotide exchange factor GrpE, with protein sequence MQDKDIKDEVLEEDINKEEVKTDEVKEEAHEHEHEHKHGGHTCCGKHGHKHEEEVKQLKAEIETLKNDYLRKQAEFQNFTKRKMNEVEELKKFASEKIITQLLGSLDNFERAIEASNESKDFDSLLQGVEMIVRNLKDIMTGEGVEEISTEGAFNPEYHHAVGVEASEDKNEDEIVKVLQKGYTMKGKVIRPAMVTVCKK encoded by the coding sequence ATGCAAGATAAAGATATTAAAGATGAGGTTTTAGAAGAGGATATAAATAAAGAAGAAGTGAAAACTGATGAAGTTAAAGAAGAAGCTCATGAACATGAGCATGAACATAAACATGGTGGACACACTTGTTGTGGAAAACATGGACATAAACATGAAGAAGAAGTGAAACAACTAAAAGCTGAAATAGAAACTTTAAAAAATGACTATTTAAGAAAACAAGCTGAATTTCAAAACTTTACTAAAAGAAAAATGAATGAAGTTGAAGAGCTAAAGAAATTTGCTTCTGAGAAAATTATCACTCAGCTTTTAGGAAGTCTTGACAACTTTGAAAGAGCTATTGAAGCTTCTAATGAAAGTAAAGACTTTGACTCACTACTACAAGGTGTTGAAATGATAGTAAGAAACTTGAAAGACATTATGACTGGTGAAGGTGTTGAAGAAATATCAACTGAAGGAGCTTTCAATCCAGAATATCATCATGCAGTTGGTGTTGAAGCTAGCGAAGATAAAAATGAAGATGAAATTGTAAAAGTATTACAAAAAGGTTATACGATGAAAGGTAAAGTTATCAGACCAGCAATGGTTACAGTATGTAAGAAATAA
- the dnaK gene encoding molecular chaperone DnaK, producing the protein MAKIIGIDLGTTNSCVAIMEGGSATIIPNSEGARTTPSVVNIKDNGEVVVGEIAKRQAVTNPTSTVSSIKTHMGSDYKVEIFGKKYTPQEISAKILQKLKKDAEAYLGEEVKEAVITVPAYFTDSQRQATKDAGTIAGLDVKRIINEPTAAALAYGLEKKKEEKVLVFDLGGGTFDVSVLEISDGVIEVISTAGNNHLGGDNFDDEIIKWLVAEFKKENGIDLSNDKMAYQRLKDAAEKAKKELSTLMETSISLPFITMDATGPKHLEMKLTRAKFNDLTRHLVEATQGPTKTALQDANLNANQIDEILLVGGSTRIPAVQEWVENFFGKKPNKGINPDEVVAAGAAIQGGVLMGDVKDILLLDVTPLSLGIETAGGVFTKMIEKNTTIPVKKSQVYSTYADNQTAVTINVLQGERARALDNHSLGNFNLEGIPAAPRGVPQIEVTFDIDANGIVHVSAKDLGTGKENNVTISGSSNLSKADIERMTKEAEANAEEDKKFQELVEARNKADQLISATEKTLKENPDKVTEGDKQNIEGAIEELKKVKDGDDKGAIDAAIEKLSQASHKFAEDLYREAQAQAQAQQQAGANASSDNKADDIADAEVVD; encoded by the coding sequence ATGGCTAAAATAATAGGAATTGATTTAGGAACAACAAACTCTTGTGTTGCAATAATGGAAGGTGGAAGTGCAACAATAATACCAAACTCTGAAGGAGCTAGAACTACTCCATCAGTTGTAAATATCAAAGATAATGGAGAAGTAGTTGTAGGAGAAATAGCAAAAAGACAAGCTGTTACAAACCCTACTTCAACAGTAAGTTCAATCAAAACTCATATGGGTTCTGATTACAAAGTAGAAATCTTTGGAAAGAAATATACTCCACAAGAAATTTCTGCTAAAATATTACAAAAACTTAAAAAAGATGCTGAAGCTTACTTAGGAGAAGAAGTTAAAGAAGCAGTTATCACAGTACCAGCTTACTTTACTGACTCTCAAAGACAAGCTACAAAAGATGCTGGAACAATAGCAGGTCTAGATGTAAAAAGAATTATAAACGAACCAACTGCTGCTGCTCTTGCTTATGGACTTGAAAAGAAAAAAGAAGAAAAAGTATTAGTATTTGACCTTGGTGGAGGAACATTTGACGTATCTGTTCTTGAAATATCTGATGGTGTTATAGAAGTTATATCAACAGCAGGAAACAACCACTTAGGTGGAGACAACTTTGACGATGAAATCATTAAATGGTTAGTTGCTGAATTTAAGAAAGAAAATGGTATAGATTTATCAAACGATAAGATGGCTTACCAAAGACTTAAAGATGCAGCTGAAAAAGCTAAAAAAGAATTATCAACATTAATGGAAACTTCAATTTCATTACCATTCATAACTATGGATGCAACAGGTCCTAAACACTTGGAAATGAAATTAACTAGAGCTAAATTCAATGATTTAACAAGACACCTTGTTGAAGCAACTCAAGGTCCTACAAAGACTGCTTTACAAGATGCTAACCTAAATGCTAATCAAATAGATGAAATCTTACTTGTTGGAGGTTCTACAAGAATCCCTGCAGTTCAAGAATGGGTTGAAAACTTCTTTGGAAAGAAACCTAATAAAGGAATAAACCCAGACGAAGTTGTTGCTGCTGGAGCTGCTATACAAGGTGGAGTATTAATGGGAGATGTTAAAGACATATTACTTCTTGATGTAACTCCATTATCATTAGGAATTGAAACAGCTGGTGGAGTATTTACAAAGATGATAGAAAAGAATACTACTATCCCTGTTAAAAAATCTCAAGTATATTCAACTTATGCTGATAACCAAACAGCAGTTACTATAAATGTTTTACAAGGTGAAAGAGCAAGAGCTCTTGATAACCACAGCTTAGGAAACTTCAACCTTGAAGGTATCCCTGCTGCTCCAAGAGGTGTCCCTCAAATAGAAGTTACATTTGATATAGATGCTAATGGTATTGTTCATGTATCTGCTAAAGACTTAGGAACTGGTAAAGAAAATAACGTAACAATTTCTGGTTCAAGTAATCTTTCTAAGGCTGACATTGAAAGAATGACTAAAGAAGCTGAAGCTAATGCTGAAGAAGATAAGAAATTCCAAGAATTAGTTGAAGCTAGAAACAAAGCAGACCAATTAATCTCTGCAACTGAAAAAACTTTAAAAGAAAATCCTGATAAAGTAACTGAAGGAGATAAGCAAAATATAGAAGGTGCTATTGAAGAATTAAAGAAAGTTAAAGATGGAGATGACAAAGGAGCAATAGATGCTGCTATTGAAAAATTATCTCAAGCATCTCATAAATTTGCTGAAGATCTATATAGAGAAGCTCAAGCACAGGCTCAAGCTCAACAACAAGCAGGGGCTAATGCAAGTTCTGATAACAAAGCTGATGATATAGCTGATGCAGAAGTTGTAGACTAA
- a CDS encoding methylated-DNA--[protein]-cysteine S-methyltransferase translates to MVRNIKGISFLHNKEIGYLEIIEEKDGISEISFLGNINIEERKSLYNISTESPLTKKCSKQLEEYFSGKRKEFNIKLDVIGTEFQKECWNSLLKIPYGETISYSDEAKRIGKDKAVRAVGSANGKNSIPIIIPCHRVVSKDGSLGGYSGGEGGNKGIEIKKYLLELEKNFK, encoded by the coding sequence ATGGTAAGAAATATTAAAGGTATTTCATTTTTACATAATAAAGAAATTGGATATTTAGAAATAATTGAAGAAAAAGATGGTATAAGTGAAATAAGTTTTTTAGGAAATATAAATATAGAAGAAAGAAAAAGTCTATATAATATTTCTACAGAATCTCCTTTAACAAAAAAATGTAGTAAGCAATTGGAAGAATATTTTTCTGGGAAAAGAAAAGAATTTAATATTAAATTAGATGTTATAGGAACAGAATTTCAAAAAGAATGTTGGAATTCATTATTAAAAATTCCTTATGGAGAAACTATTTCATATAGTGATGAAGCTAAGAGAATTGGAAAAGATAAAGCTGTTAGAGCTGTTGGTTCTGCTAATGGAAAAAACTCTATCCCTATAATTATCCCCTGCCATAGAGTTGTTTCTAAAGATGGTAGCTTAGGTGGATATAGTGGTGGAGAAGGTGGAAATAAAGGTATTGAAATAAAAAAATATCTTTTAGAGCTTGAAAAAAATTTTAAATAA
- the dnaJ gene encoding molecular chaperone DnaJ, translating into MAKRDYYEVLGVDKGASEGDIKKAYRKAAMKYHPDKFANASDAEKKDAEEKFKEINEAYQILSDPQKKQQYDQFGHAAFEAGAGFGGGGFNANGFDFGDIFGDIFGGGGFGGFEGFAGFGGSSRRSYAEPGHDLRYNLEITLEEAAKGVEKTIKYKRNGKCEHCHGTGGEDSKMKTCPTCNGQGTVKTQQKTILGIIPSQTVCPDCHGKGEVPEKKCKHCHGTGTAKETVEKKINVPAGIDDGQKLKYAGLGEASQSGGPNGDLYIVIRIKSHDIFVRDGENLYCEVPISYSTAVLGGEVEIPTLNGKKTIRVPEGTESGRLLKVKGEGIKSLRGYGQGDIIVKITIETPKKLTDKQKELLQKFEESLNEKNYEQKSSFMKKVKKFFKDIIE; encoded by the coding sequence ATGGCAAAAAGAGACTATTATGAAGTCCTTGGAGTAGATAAAGGTGCAAGTGAAGGAGATATAAAGAAAGCCTATAGAAAGGCTGCTATGAAATATCACCCTGATAAGTTTGCAAATGCAAGTGATGCTGAAAAAAAAGATGCAGAAGAAAAATTTAAAGAAATAAATGAAGCTTATCAAATTCTTTCAGATCCTCAAAAGAAGCAACAATATGATCAATTTGGTCATGCTGCTTTTGAAGCTGGAGCTGGATTTGGTGGCGGAGGCTTTAATGCTAATGGATTTGACTTTGGTGATATTTTTGGAGATATTTTTGGTGGTGGAGGTTTCGGTGGCTTCGAAGGATTTGCAGGTTTTGGTGGTTCTTCAAGAAGAAGCTATGCTGAACCTGGGCATGATTTAAGATATAATCTTGAAATCACTTTAGAAGAAGCTGCTAAAGGTGTTGAAAAAACTATAAAATATAAGAGAAATGGAAAATGTGAACATTGTCATGGAACAGGTGGAGAAGACAGCAAAATGAAAACTTGTCCTACTTGTAATGGACAAGGAACAGTAAAAACTCAACAAAAAACTATATTGGGTATAATACCATCTCAAACTGTCTGCCCTGACTGTCATGGTAAGGGAGAAGTTCCTGAAAAGAAATGTAAACATTGTCATGGAACAGGTACAGCAAAAGAAACTGTTGAAAAGAAAATTAATGTACCAGCTGGTATAGATGATGGACAAAAATTGAAGTATGCAGGTTTAGGTGAAGCAAGTCAAAGTGGTGGACCTAATGGAGATTTATACATAGTTATCAGAATAAAATCTCATGATATTTTTGTAAGAGATGGCGAAAATCTATATTGTGAAGTCCCTATATCATATTCAACTGCTGTTTTAGGTGGAGAGGTTGAAATCCCAACTTTAAATGGTAAGAAAACTATTAGAGTTCCTGAAGGAACTGAAAGTGGAAGACTATTAAAAGTTAAGGGAGAAGGTATAAAATCTCTTAGAGGCTATGGTCAAGGAGATATTATTGTAAAAATCACTATAGAAACTCCAAAGAAACTAACTGATAAACAAAAAGAATTACTACAAAAATTTGAAGAAAGTTTAAATGAAAAAAACTATGAACAAAAATCTAGTTTTATGAAAAAAGTAAAAAAATTCTTTAAAGATATAATTGAATAA
- a CDS encoding class I SAM-dependent methyltransferase — MDQNTDKTKKLESSYDENPYISKTYYHTQPEKLKSNLRLLDFISPNLKNAKVLEIGCSFGGNIIPFAIENPEATVVGVDLSKVQVDEGNKIIDFLGLKNIRIHHKNILDYNEDFEQFDYIICHGVFSWVDENVQKGILKFIKNHLTKNGLAMISYNTYPGWKSLEVSKDAMKFRNKMLAKQDKDVTGKNQIAYGKGILEFLDEYSGLNKRIKDNFTYVGQKNDYYLLHEYFEVYNTPFYIYDFNELLETEGLAHVVDSYLQKSFPFLSNEILDKIENDCQGDYIGKEQYYDYLTDCQFRSSIITHKDNIKDINISRNIKIDSIKALNYRGFYVKNEEGKYVIGEDKEVVEDEKKALLLETVAKHYPNTVTIDELEKELENKLTTIEICEVLLVLVYQRKIEVYNDKLTVKKEEKLKISDRYRKYVEYFAETKFPVISSYGLSGINDLGLDLLRANVMLLFDGTRTDDYILEILKEKHSRDEIRVDNTESNTVETILKNYVATMRTIIEENFLNK; from the coding sequence ATGGATCAAAATACTGATAAAACAAAAAAATTGGAAAGTAGTTATGATGAGAACCCGTATATTTCTAAAACATATTATCATACACAACCTGAGAAATTAAAATCTAACTTAAGATTATTAGATTTTATTAGTCCAAATTTAAAAAATGCAAAAGTTCTAGAAATTGGTTGTTCATTTGGTGGAAATATAATTCCTTTTGCAATAGAAAATCCTGAAGCAACTGTTGTTGGAGTAGATCTATCTAAAGTTCAAGTTGATGAAGGAAATAAAATAATAGATTTTCTAGGTTTAAAGAATATTAGAATTCATCATAAAAATATTTTAGATTATAATGAAGATTTTGAACAATTTGACTATATCATTTGTCATGGTGTTTTTTCTTGGGTAGATGAAAATGTTCAAAAAGGTATCTTAAAATTTATAAAAAATCATCTTACAAAAAATGGTTTAGCAATGATTTCATATAATACTTATCCAGGTTGGAAAAGTCTAGAAGTTTCAAAAGATGCCATGAAATTTAGAAATAAAATGTTAGCTAAACAAGATAAGGATGTAACAGGAAAGAACCAAATTGCATATGGAAAAGGAATTTTGGAGTTCTTAGATGAATATTCTGGTTTAAATAAGAGAATAAAAGATAACTTTACATATGTTGGACAAAAAAATGACTACTATTTGTTACATGAATATTTTGAAGTCTACAATACTCCTTTCTATATATATGATTTTAATGAGCTATTAGAAACTGAAGGTTTAGCTCATGTAGTTGATAGTTATCTACAAAAATCATTCCCATTTTTATCAAATGAAATCCTAGATAAAATTGAAAATGATTGTCAAGGAGACTATATAGGAAAAGAACAATATTATGATTATCTAACTGACTGTCAATTTAGAAGTAGTATTATAACTCATAAGGATAATATAAAAGATATCAATATTTCAAGAAATATTAAAATTGATAGTATAAAAGCTTTAAATTACAGAGGATTCTATGTTAAAAATGAAGAAGGAAAATATGTAATTGGTGAAGATAAAGAAGTTGTAGAAGATGAAAAGAAAGCTTTGCTATTGGAAACAGTTGCTAAACATTATCCTAACACAGTAACAATAGATGAACTTGAAAAAGAATTGGAAAATAAATTAACTACTATTGAAATTTGTGAAGTTCTTTTAGTTTTAGTATATCAAAGAAAGATAGAAGTTTATAATGATAAATTAACTGTGAAGAAAGAAGAAAAGTTAAAAATATCAGATAGATATAGAAAATATGTAGAATACTTTGCTGAAACTAAATTCCCAGTTATAAGTTCATATGGACTATCAGGTATCAATGATTTAGGCTTAGATTTATTGAGAGCAAATGTTATGTTACTATTTGATGGAACAAGAACAGATGACTATATACTAGAAATTTTAAAAGAAAAACATTCAAGAGATGAAATAAGAGTAGACAATACTGAAAGCAATACAGTTGAAACTATTTTAAAAAATTATGTTGCTACTATGAGAACAATAATAGAAGAAAATTTCTTGAATAAATAA
- the secF gene encoding protein translocase subunit SecF — MKVNLHIIRNIKYYLSVSIVLVVLSIVVFFAKGLNYGIDFTGGNLFQLKYNDKKITLTEINDNLDKLSEKLPQVNSNSRKVQISEDGTIILRVPELKEEDKKEVLNSLQELGAFNLDKEDKVGASIGDDLKKSAIYSLGIGAILIVLYITLRFEFSFAIGGILSLLHDIIIAVGFIALMGYEVDTPFIAAILTILGYSINDTIVIYDRIRENLKRKHKGWTLEECMDESVNQTAIRSLNTSITTLFSVIALLIFGGASLKTFIMTLLIGILAGTYSSIFIATPIVYLLNKRKGNNMEDMFKDDDNENNDGKRVEKILV, encoded by the coding sequence ATGAAAGTAAATTTACACATTATAAGAAATATAAAATACTATCTTTCAGTTTCAATAGTTCTTGTTGTTTTATCAATAGTAGTATTCTTTGCAAAAGGATTGAACTATGGAATAGATTTCACAGGAGGAAACTTATTTCAATTAAAATATAATGATAAAAAAATAACATTGACTGAAATTAATGATAATTTAGATAAATTATCTGAAAAATTACCTCAAGTTAATTCAAATAGTAGAAAAGTTCAAATTTCTGAAGATGGAACAATAATTTTAAGAGTTCCTGAATTAAAAGAAGAAGATAAAAAAGAAGTTTTAAATAGTCTACAAGAATTAGGAGCTTTCAATTTAGATAAAGAAGATAAAGTTGGAGCAAGTATAGGGGATGACTTAAAGAAATCAGCTATCTATTCATTAGGTATAGGAGCAATTTTAATAGTTCTATACATTACATTAAGATTTGAGTTTAGTTTCGCTATTGGAGGGATATTATCATTATTACATGATATAATCATAGCAGTAGGGTTTATAGCACTTATGGGTTATGAAGTTGATACTCCATTTATAGCAGCTATACTTACTATATTAGGATATTCAATCAATGATACCATAGTAATTTATGATAGAATAAGAGAAAATTTAAAAAGAAAACATAAAGGTTGGACACTTGAAGAATGTATGGATGAATCAGTTAACCAAACTGCTATAAGATCTTTAAATACATCAATTACTACACTATTTTCAGTAATAGCTTTATTAATTTTTGGAGGAGCAAGTTTAAAAACTTTTATAATGACTTTATTAATAGGTATACTTGCAGGTACATATAGTTCAATATTTATTGCAACTCCAATAGTTTACTTATTGAATAAGAGAAAAGGTAATAATATGGAAGATATGTTTAAAGATGATGACAACGAAAATAATGATGGTAAGAGAGTGGAAAAGATTTTAGTATAA
- the secD gene encoding protein translocase subunit SecD: MNSKLFIRLLLVIAIFIAAVYYSIKKPIKLGLDLKGGVYVVLEAVEDKNSNIKIDNDAMNRLIEVLNRRVNGIGVAESSIQKAGDNRVIVELPGLQNAEDAINLIGKTALLEFKIMNDDGTLGETLLTGSALQKAEVSYDNLGRPQISFEMTPDGAHVFAKITRENIGRQLAITLDGEVQTAPRINTEIAGGSGAITGNYTVEEATATATLLNAGALPIKAEVVETRTVGATLGDESIAQSKNAGMVAIVLIWVFMIVFYRLPGIIADLAIIIFGFITFACLNFIDATLTLPGIAGFILSLGMAVDANVIIFERIKEELRFGNSIRNSIDSGFGKGFVAIFDSNLTTLIITAILFVFGTGPIKGFAVTLALGTLASMFTAITVTKVLLLTFVNIFGFRSPKLFGVTEGGEN; this comes from the coding sequence ATGAATAGTAAGTTATTTATAAGATTGTTACTAGTAATAGCAATTTTTATAGCTGCTGTATATTACAGTATAAAGAAACCTATAAAACTTGGACTAGATTTAAAAGGTGGAGTTTATGTTGTACTTGAAGCTGTAGAAGATAAAAATTCAAATATAAAAATTGATAATGATGCTATGAACAGATTAATTGAAGTACTAAATAGAAGAGTTAATGGAATAGGGGTTGCAGAATCTTCTATACAAAAAGCTGGAGATAACAGAGTTATTGTAGAATTACCAGGATTACAAAATGCAGAAGATGCTATAAATTTAATAGGTAAAACAGCTTTATTGGAATTTAAAATAATGAATGATGATGGAACTTTAGGAGAAACATTACTTACAGGTTCAGCATTACAAAAAGCAGAAGTATCTTATGACAATTTAGGAAGACCACAAATATCATTTGAAATGACCCCAGATGGAGCACATGTTTTTGCAAAGATAACAAGAGAAAATATTGGTAGACAACTTGCAATTACTCTTGATGGAGAAGTTCAAACAGCACCTAGAATCAATACTGAAATAGCTGGTGGAAGTGGAGCAATAACAGGTAACTATACTGTTGAAGAAGCAACAGCAACAGCAACTTTATTAAATGCAGGAGCTTTACCAATAAAAGCAGAAGTTGTTGAAACAAGAACTGTTGGAGCAACTCTTGGAGATGAATCAATAGCACAAAGTAAAAATGCAGGTATGGTTGCAATAGTTTTAATTTGGGTATTTATGATAGTTTTCTACAGATTACCAGGAATTATAGCTGACTTAGCAATAATCATATTTGGATTTATAACATTTGCTTGTCTAAACTTCATAGATGCAACACTTACATTACCAGGAATAGCAGGATTTATTCTATCATTAGGAATGGCAGTTGATGCTAATGTTATCATCTTTGAAAGAATAAAAGAAGAGCTAAGATTTGGAAATAGTATAAGAAACTCAATAGATTCAGGATTTGGAAAAGGTTTTGTTGCTATATTTGACTCAAACTTAACAACTTTAATAATAACTGCTATATTATTTGTATTTGGTACAGGACCAATCAAAGGTTTTGCTGTGACATTGGCTTTAGGTACTTTAGCTTCTATGTTTACTGCAATAACAGTAACAAAAGTATTACTTCTAACTTTTGTAAATATATTCGGTTTTAGAAGTCCAAAACTTTTTGGAGTTACAGAAGGAGGAGAAAACTAA
- the ruvX gene encoding Holliday junction resolvase RuvX: MKRYLALDIGDVRIGVARSDLMGIIATPLETINRKKVKSVKRIAELCKENNTTSIVVGIPKSLDGEEKRQAEKVREYIEKLKKEIENLEIIEIDERFSTVIADNILKDLNKNGAIEKRKVVDKVAASIILQTYLDMKK, encoded by the coding sequence ATGAAAAGATATTTAGCATTAGATATTGGTGATGTTAGAATTGGAGTGGCAAGATCTGATTTAATGGGGATAATTGCCACCCCATTAGAAACTATAAATAGAAAAAAAGTGAAGTCTGTCAAAAGGATAGCTGAGCTTTGTAAGGAAAATAATACAACCTCAATAGTTGTAGGTATACCTAAGAGTCTTGATGGAGAAGAAAAAAGACAGGCAGAAAAGGTAAGAGAGTACATTGAAAAGTTAAAAAAAGAAATAGAAAATCTTGAAATAATTGAAATTGATGAAAGATTTTCAACAGTGATAGCTGACAATATATTAAAAGATTTAAATAAAAATGGAGCTATTGAAAAAAGAAAGGTAGTAGATAAGGTTGCTGCCTCAATAATATTACAAACATATTTAGATATGAAAAAATAA